The Bacteroidales bacterium genome includes a window with the following:
- the rplD gene encoding 50S ribosomal protein L4 has product MELEVYNIKGEKTTRTVTLNDEIFAVTPNDHALYLDAKQYMANQRQGTHSSLEKSTISGSTRKLKRQKGTGTARAGSIKSPLLRGGARVFGPHPRDYFFKLNKKLKKIARKSALSYKAQSNSIVVVEDFTFETPKTKSVIEMINVFKVQGKKVLFVVPESNTGLFLSSRNIPNTKVVLADSLNTYDILNAHSMFFFESSLGKLEQVLA; this is encoded by the coding sequence ATGGAGCTAGAAGTATATAACATTAAAGGTGAGAAGACCACCAGGACTGTAACGCTGAATGACGAAATCTTCGCCGTTACCCCAAATGATCATGCCCTGTATCTTGATGCCAAACAATATATGGCCAATCAACGTCAAGGCACTCATAGCAGTCTCGAAAAATCTACGATTTCAGGAAGCACCCGCAAACTGAAACGCCAGAAAGGAACTGGTACAGCCAGGGCCGGAAGTATTAAATCGCCGTTGCTTCGTGGTGGAGCCAGGGTTTTTGGCCCACATCCCCGCGACTATTTTTTCAAGCTCAACAAGAAGCTGAAAAAGATTGCACGCAAAAGCGCATTGAGCTACAAGGCACAGAGCAATAGCATTGTTGTTGTCGAGGATTTCACTTTCGAAACTCCAAAAACAAAGAGTGTGATTGAGATGATCAATGTTTTCAAAGTGCAAGGTAAAAAGGTTCTGTTTGTGGTTCCCGAATCCAATACCGGACTTTTTCTTTCGTCAAGGAACATTCCCAATACAAAAGTTGTGTTGGCCGATAGCCTTAACACCTACGATATACTCAATGCACACAGCATGTTCTTTTTCGAGAGCTCGCTTGGCAAACTTGAACAGGTATTGGCTTAA
- the rplW gene encoding 50S ribosomal protein L23 translates to MSIIVKPIVTEKMTAQGERLQRYGFVVRKAANKLQIKKAVEDLYSVDVKDVNTMNYSGKNKSRFTKRGFISGRTSAFKKAIITLAQGQTIDFYSNI, encoded by the coding sequence ATGAGCATCATAGTAAAACCTATAGTAACAGAGAAAATGACAGCCCAGGGCGAGCGATTGCAACGCTACGGCTTTGTTGTGCGCAAAGCAGCCAACAAGCTTCAGATCAAGAAGGCTGTTGAAGATCTGTACAGTGTTGATGTCAAGGATGTGAACACCATGAATTACAGCGGCAAGAACAAATCGCGCTTTACAAAACGTGGATTCATTTCCGGACGTACATCAGCGTTCAAAAAGGCTATTATCACATTAGCCCAGGGACAAACAATTGATTTTTATAGCAACATTTAG
- the rplB gene encoding 50S ribosomal protein L2, with the protein MALKKFKPTTPGQRFKVISAFDDITTMEPEKSLLVPRKKSGGRNNQGRMTMRYIGGGHKQQLRLIDFKRDKDGIPAVVKTIEYDPLRTARIALLVYADGEKRYIVSPHGLKVGQTVSSGKGVSPDVGNTLFLSEIPFGTVIHNIELRPGQGAKMARSAGSSAQLMSRDGKFAIIKLPSGESRMILQTCKATVGMASNIDHSLEKSGKAGRSRWFGRRPRVRGVVMNPVDHPMGGGEGRATGGHPRSRNGIPAKGFKTRSKKKASSKYILERRKK; encoded by the coding sequence ATGGCTTTAAAGAAATTCAAACCGACAACACCCGGTCAGCGCTTCAAGGTCATCAGCGCGTTTGATGACATTACGACCATGGAACCCGAAAAGAGTTTACTGGTTCCCCGCAAGAAATCCGGGGGCCGTAACAACCAGGGAAGAATGACCATGCGTTATATCGGTGGAGGTCATAAGCAACAATTAAGGTTAATTGACTTCAAGCGCGACAAAGATGGTATTCCGGCAGTAGTTAAAACGATCGAATACGATCCGCTGCGTACTGCCCGCATTGCATTACTTGTATATGCCGACGGAGAAAAACGTTACATCGTTTCGCCTCATGGATTAAAAGTAGGACAAACTGTTTCCTCCGGAAAAGGCGTAAGCCCCGACGTTGGCAATACTTTGTTCCTGAGTGAGATTCCTTTCGGAACAGTAATTCATAATATTGAGTTGCGACCCGGACAAGGAGCAAAGATGGCACGCAGTGCAGGTTCATCAGCACAGTTGATGTCGCGCGATGGAAAGTTCGCAATAATTAAACTGCCCTCAGGTGAGAGCAGGATGATATTGCAGACATGTAAAGCAACCGTGGGTATGGCTTCAAATATTGACCATAGCCTCGAAAAGTCTGGCAAGGCAGGACGTAGCCGCTGGTTTGGCCGCAGGCCCCGCGTACGTGGCGTTGTTATGAACCCGGTTGATCACCCTATGGGTGGTGGCGAAGGCAGGGCAACAGGTGGTCATCCAAGATCACGCAATGGTATCCCGGCCAAGGGCTTCAAGACACGTTCAAAAAAGAAGGCGTCAAGCAAGTATATCCTTGAAAGAAGGAAGAAATAA
- the rpsS gene encoding 30S ribosomal protein S19: protein MSRSLKKGPFLNHKLEKKVMGMLESKKKTVIKTWSRSSVIIPDFVGQTIAVHNGNKFIPVYVTENMVGHKLGEFAPTRIFRGHAGSKDKGKK, encoded by the coding sequence ATGAGCCGTTCGCTGAAAAAAGGCCCTTTCCTAAATCATAAACTCGAGAAGAAAGTGATGGGCATGCTCGAGAGTAAAAAGAAAACTGTGATCAAAACATGGTCCAGGAGTTCGGTGATAATTCCCGATTTTGTCGGGCAGACAATCGCTGTTCATAATGGCAACAAGTTTATCCCTGTTTATGTGACTGAAAACATGGTTGGTCATAAGTTGGGAGAATTTGCACCCACCCGTATTTTTAGAGGTCATGCTGGAAGTAAAGATAAAGGCAAAAAATAA
- the rplV gene encoding 50S ribosomal protein L22 — translation MGSRKNISAERRKEEKKTIAYARLGNVPTSPRKMRLVIDLIRGKDVDQALYILKTCPKEPAVRVRKLLLSAMANWQVKNEGVRIEDSSLFVKTIQADAGRVLKRIRPAPQGRAHRIRKRSNHVTLVLGSRVEIPVKETENKTQE, via the coding sequence ATGGGATCAAGAAAAAATATCAGCGCAGAGCGCCGTAAGGAAGAGAAGAAGACAATTGCTTATGCCCGCCTGGGCAATGTGCCAACATCGCCAAGAAAGATGCGATTGGTCATTGACCTCATCCGTGGAAAGGATGTTGACCAGGCTCTTTATATTCTGAAAACCTGCCCGAAAGAACCGGCAGTTCGCGTTCGCAAACTCCTCTTGTCAGCAATGGCAAACTGGCAGGTAAAGAATGAAGGCGTTAGAATAGAAGACAGCAGTTTGTTTGTAAAAACAATACAAGCTGATGCCGGCAGGGTTCTGAAAAGGATCAGGCCTGCTCCCCAGGGACGCGCACATCGGATTCGCAAACGCTCGAACCATGTTACCCTGGTATTGGGAAGCAGGGTTGAAATTCCGGTAAAAGAAACAGAAAATAAAACTCAAGAATAA
- the rpsC gene encoding 30S ribosomal protein S3, which translates to MGQKTNPIGLRLGIIKGWDSNWYGGKSFEGKLVEDEKIRRYLNARLAKAGVSRIIIERTLKLVTVTINTARPGIIIGKGGQEVDKLKEELKKLTGKEIQINISEIKRPEIDAVIVGQTIARQIEGRISHRRAIKTSIASAMRIGAEGIKVLIGGRLGGAEMARREQYKEGRIPLHTLRADIDYATAEAHTTYGRIGIKVWICKGEIYGKPDLSPATESSQKPKTSAPQRSRGGRPGGGDRDRDRDKGGARRRTR; encoded by the coding sequence ATGGGACAAAAAACTAATCCGATCGGTCTTAGGTTAGGAATCATCAAAGGATGGGATTCCAATTGGTATGGCGGAAAAAGCTTCGAGGGGAAATTGGTGGAGGATGAAAAAATCCGCAGATACCTCAATGCCCGTCTGGCTAAAGCCGGCGTTTCAAGGATCATAATTGAACGTACACTGAAGCTTGTTACCGTGACCATCAATACTGCACGCCCCGGTATAATTATTGGCAAGGGCGGACAGGAAGTTGACAAGCTGAAAGAAGAGCTTAAGAAACTTACCGGGAAAGAAATTCAGATCAATATCTCGGAAATTAAGCGCCCCGAAATTGATGCTGTAATTGTAGGTCAAACCATTGCCCGCCAGATTGAAGGCAGGATTTCGCACCGCAGGGCCATTAAAACTTCCATTGCTTCAGCCATGCGCATCGGAGCAGAAGGTATTAAAGTTTTGATTGGTGGCCGTTTGGGTGGCGCTGAAATGGCCCGCCGCGAGCAGTATAAAGAAGGCCGCATCCCATTGCATACTTTGCGGGCCGACATTGACTACGCTACAGCCGAAGCACATACAACCTACGGTCGTATTGGTATTAAAGTCTGGATCTGTAAAGGAGAAATTTACGGCAAGCCCGATCTTTCACCAGCAACTGAAAGCTCACAGAAACCTAAAACATCAGCACCTCAGCGCTCAAGGGGCGGAAGGCCAGGTGGTGGCGACAGAGACAGGGACAGGGACAAAGGCGGAGCACGCCGCAGGACCAGATAA
- the rplP gene encoding 50S ribosomal protein L16 yields MLQPKKTKYRKMQKGKMKGNAMRGNQLAFGSFGIKTLEEAWITGRQIEAARQAVTRFMKREGQIWIRIFPDKPVTKKPAEVRMGKGKGAPEYFVAPITPGRILFEAEGVSLEVAKEAMRLAAQKLPIATKFVVRRDYVEETI; encoded by the coding sequence ATGTTACAGCCGAAAAAGACCAAGTACAGAAAGATGCAGAAGGGCAAAATGAAGGGCAATGCCATGCGTGGAAACCAGCTGGCTTTCGGTTCCTTTGGTATCAAAACCCTGGAAGAAGCATGGATTACCGGTCGTCAGATTGAGGCAGCACGTCAGGCCGTGACACGTTTTATGAAACGTGAAGGACAAATCTGGATCAGAATTTTCCCCGATAAGCCGGTAACCAAAAAACCCGCCGAAGTACGTATGGGTAAAGGTAAAGGCGCTCCTGAATATTTCGTTGCTCCCATCACCCCTGGCCGCATTCTTTTCGAAGCCGAAGGTGTTTCGCTGGAAGTAGCAAAAGAAGCCATGAGGCTTGCTGCACAAAAACTTCCGATAGCTACCAAGTTTGTGGTACGGCGCGATTATGTTGAAGAAACTATATAG
- the rpmC gene encoding 50S ribosomal protein L29, which yields MKQSVIIELSTPDIIERLEEERKQIVRLKLNHSVSPLENPNKIKDYRKTIARLQTELRKRQLDQRAKS from the coding sequence ATGAAACAGTCAGTAATCATAGAACTTTCCACCCCCGACATTATTGAAAGGCTGGAAGAAGAGCGCAAACAGATTGTCAGGCTCAAGTTAAACCATTCTGTTTCTCCTTTGGAGAATCCTAACAAGATCAAGGATTACAGGAAAACCATTGCCAGGCTCCAGACCGAGTTAAGGAAAAGACAGCTTGACCAACGGGCAAAATCATAA
- the rpsQ gene encoding 30S ribosomal protein S17, whose translation MEIRKLRKEKTGLVVSNKMDKTIVVLVERRLRHPKYGKYVKKSSKFMTHDEQNECQIGDTVRIMETRPLSKDKCWRLVEIIERVK comes from the coding sequence ATGGAAATCAGGAAATTAAGAAAAGAAAAGACAGGTCTTGTAGTCAGCAATAAAATGGACAAGACCATTGTTGTGCTCGTTGAGCGCCGGCTTCGTCACCCCAAGTATGGCAAGTACGTTAAAAAGTCATCAAAGTTTATGACCCACGACGAACAGAACGAATGCCAGATTGGTGATACCGTGCGCATCATGGAAACCCGTCCGCTGAGCAAGGACAAATGCTGGAGGCTAGTCGAAATCATTGAAAGAGTAAAATAA
- the rplN gene encoding 50S ribosomal protein L14 has protein sequence MIQQESRLNVADNSGAKEVLCIRVLGGTKRRYASIGDKIIVTVKNALPSGNIKKGTVAKAVVVRTKKEIRRNDGSYIRFDDNAVVLLNAAGEMSGTRIFGPVARELREKQYMKIVSLAPEVL, from the coding sequence ATGATACAGCAGGAATCAAGATTAAATGTTGCCGATAACAGCGGCGCCAAAGAAGTACTCTGCATCAGGGTGCTCGGTGGAACCAAACGCAGGTACGCATCCATTGGCGATAAAATTATCGTTACGGTAAAAAACGCCCTTCCATCGGGCAACATTAAAAAGGGAACAGTAGCTAAGGCCGTTGTGGTCAGAACCAAAAAGGAAATTCGTCGCAACGATGGTTCCTATATCCGTTTCGACGATAACGCAGTGGTGCTGCTGAATGCCGCAGGCGAAATGTCAGGCACCCGTATTTTCGGGCCGGTTGCCCGCGAGCTTAGGGAAAAACAATACATGAAGATCGTATCATTGGCACCAGAAGTGCTTTAA
- the rplX gene encoding 50S ribosomal protein L24, with amino-acid sequence MTQQKLHIKKGDNVMVISGDYKGTQGKVLEVDAGKYRAIVEGIALVSKHTRPDAKNPKGGIIKKESFVNLSNLMVVDGSGKPTRTARKVDEKSGKAVRISKKSGEVIK; translated from the coding sequence ATGACACAACAGAAATTACATATCAAAAAAGGCGATAACGTAATGGTAATCTCCGGCGACTACAAAGGAACACAGGGAAAAGTCCTGGAAGTAGATGCAGGTAAATACCGCGCCATCGTTGAAGGAATAGCGCTGGTATCAAAACATACCAGGCCCGATGCCAAAAACCCTAAAGGTGGCATCATTAAAAAAGAATCATTTGTTAACCTTTCGAACCTTATGGTGGTTGATGGTAGCGGAAAACCTACCCGCACAGCACGTAAAGTGGATGAAAAATCAGGCAAAGCGGTTCGTATTTCTAAAAAATCAGGGGAGGTAATCAAGTAA
- the rplE gene encoding 50S ribosomal protein L5 — translation MEYQARLKQKYQAEIIPAMQEQFKYKSPMQVPRLLKICINQGLGDAITDKKLIDSGLNEMTMISGQKAVPTKSKKDISNFKLRKGMPIGTRVTLRRERMYEFLDRLISVSIPRIRDFRGINEKGFDGRGNYTLGIPEQIIFPEINIDKIAKINGMDVTFVTTANTDNECLALLKEFGLPFKNQK, via the coding sequence ATGGAATACCAGGCAAGATTAAAACAAAAGTACCAGGCCGAAATCATTCCTGCCATGCAGGAACAGTTCAAGTATAAAAGCCCGATGCAGGTTCCGCGATTGCTGAAAATCTGCATCAATCAGGGTCTTGGTGATGCTATCACCGACAAAAAACTGATTGATAGCGGCCTCAACGAAATGACCATGATTTCAGGACAAAAGGCGGTTCCTACAAAATCAAAGAAGGACATCTCCAACTTCAAACTGCGTAAGGGCATGCCTATTGGCACGAGGGTCACACTTCGCCGCGAACGTATGTATGAATTCCTCGACAGGCTCATTTCAGTTTCCATTCCACGTATCCGCGACTTCCGCGGTATCAACGAAAAAGGATTTGATGGCCGCGGCAACTACACACTCGGAATTCCCGAACAGATCATTTTCCCGGAAATCAATATTGATAAGATTGCCAAGATCAATGGGATGGATGTCACTTTCGTGACTACTGCCAATACTGATAACGAGTGCCTGGCATTACTCAAAGAATTTGGTTTACCCTTTAAAAATCAGAAATAA
- the rpsN gene encoding 30S ribosomal protein S14, whose amino-acid sequence MAKESIKAREIKRQRMVAKFAEKRAALKAAGDYYGLQMLPRNASPVRLHNRCKITGRPKGYIRLFGVSRINFREMALNGLIPGITKASW is encoded by the coding sequence ATGGCAAAAGAATCAATTAAAGCAAGAGAAATAAAGAGGCAGCGCATGGTTGCAAAATTCGCTGAAAAGCGTGCAGCACTGAAAGCCGCAGGAGACTATTATGGTTTGCAGATGCTTCCCAGAAATGCTTCGCCCGTTCGTTTGCATAACCGTTGTAAAATCACTGGCAGACCCAAAGGTTACATTCGTTTGTTTGGCGTTTCGCGTATAAATTTCCGCGAGATGGCACTCAATGGATTAATCCCCGGAATCACCAAAGCCAGTTGGTAA
- the rpsH gene encoding 30S ribosomal protein S8: MITDPIADYLTRIRNAVMANHRIVEVPASNIKKEMTKILFEKGYILNYKFEDDGRQGTIKIALKYHPVSKQPAITKLERISSPGLRQYSDSHTLPRVMNGMGIAILTTSQGVMTDKEARVKKIGGEVLCYVS, encoded by the coding sequence ATGATTACCGATCCAATTGCAGATTATCTGACTCGAATAAGGAACGCCGTGATGGCCAATCACAGGATTGTTGAAGTTCCTGCATCGAACATCAAAAAGGAGATGACAAAAATCCTCTTTGAAAAAGGCTATATCCTGAACTATAAGTTTGAAGACGATGGCCGGCAGGGCACAATCAAAATTGCCCTTAAATACCATCCTGTTTCCAAACAGCCTGCCATCACCAAACTGGAAAGAATAAGCAGCCCCGGTTTACGCCAATACTCCGACTCACATACCCTTCCAAGGGTTATGAACGGAATGGGTATTGCCATTCTTACAACATCGCAGGGTGTTATGACCGACAAAGAAGCCCGTGTGAAGAAAATTGGCGGCGAAGTATTGTGTTACGTTAGTTAA
- the rplF gene encoding 50S ribosomal protein L6, with protein MSRIGKLPIAIPAGVTIDVSSNNIVTVKGSHGTLKQTVDPGITVKVDDGNIVLERHTEQKRHKSMHGLYRSLIWNMVKGVSEGFKITQELVGVGYKVTNNGNVLELALGYSHNIVMELPEEIKVQTITERGKNPTIILECADKQLIGQVAAKIRSLRKPEPYKGKGIRFAGEEIRKKAGKTAAK; from the coding sequence ATGTCAAGAATCGGAAAATTACCAATAGCTATTCCTGCCGGCGTAACAATAGATGTTTCAAGTAACAATATTGTAACCGTAAAAGGCAGTCATGGAACCCTCAAGCAAACTGTTGATCCAGGCATCACCGTTAAAGTTGATGATGGCAATATTGTTTTAGAGAGGCATACAGAACAGAAGCGACATAAATCAATGCATGGCCTTTACCGTTCCCTTATCTGGAATATGGTAAAAGGCGTTTCTGAAGGATTTAAAATCACCCAGGAACTGGTTGGTGTTGGTTATAAAGTAACAAACAACGGCAATGTGCTTGAATTAGCGCTCGGATATTCTCACAACATTGTTATGGAACTTCCCGAAGAGATCAAGGTTCAGACCATCACCGAAAGAGGTAAGAACCCAACCATTATTCTGGAGTGTGCAGATAAACAATTGATTGGCCAGGTGGCGGCTAAAATCCGTTCACTCAGGAAGCCTGAACCTTACAAGGGTAAAGGTATCCGCTTTGCCGGTGAAGAAATACGTAAGAAAGCTGGTAAAACAGCAGCCAAATAA
- the rplR gene encoding 50S ribosomal protein L18, whose amino-acid sequence MATKNFKEFRRNRIKMRIRKVIKGTPEQPRLTVFRSNKQIYAQVIDDAAGQTLISASSRAATIADKKVNKIDQASLVGELVATKAIEAGINTVVFDRNGYLYHGRVKSLAEAARKAGLKF is encoded by the coding sequence ATGGCTACAAAAAATTTCAAGGAATTCAGAAGAAACCGGATCAAAATGCGGATCCGCAAGGTAATAAAGGGAACTCCCGAACAGCCTCGCCTGACTGTTTTTCGCAGTAACAAGCAAATTTATGCTCAGGTTATTGACGATGCAGCAGGACAAACCCTGATCTCAGCATCGTCGAGGGCAGCTACCATTGCTGACAAAAAAGTCAACAAGATTGACCAGGCAAGCCTGGTTGGTGAGCTGGTAGCCACCAAAGCGATCGAAGCCGGTATAAACACCGTGGTGTTCGACAGGAATGGTTATTTATATCATGGACGGGTCAAATCGCTGGCGGAAGCTGCCAGAAAAGCGGGCCTTAAATTCTAA
- the rpsE gene encoding 30S ribosomal protein S5, which yields MSNVNTKRVKSSEIELKDRLVSIRRVTKVTKGGRTFSFSAIVVVGNESGVVGHGLGKAKEVTAAIAKGIDDAKKNLVKIHVLKGTVPHEQTGKYCGANVFLKPAAPGTGVIAGGAMRAVLESVGVKDVLAKSKGSSNPHSVVKATINALLEMKDPYTVAQLRGISMSKVFNG from the coding sequence ATGTCCAACGTGAATACAAAAAGAGTAAAATCAAGCGAAATTGAACTGAAGGATCGCCTGGTTAGTATCCGAAGGGTAACCAAGGTGACCAAGGGAGGACGTACTTTCAGCTTCTCAGCCATTGTTGTTGTAGGAAACGAAAGCGGAGTAGTAGGCCACGGGCTTGGAAAAGCCAAAGAAGTAACTGCTGCCATTGCAAAAGGCATTGACGATGCAAAAAAGAACCTGGTAAAAATCCATGTGCTGAAAGGTACAGTACCACATGAGCAAACCGGCAAGTATTGCGGTGCCAATGTGTTTCTGAAACCAGCTGCTCCCGGAACCGGGGTAATTGCCGGCGGCGCTATGCGTGCTGTACTGGAAAGTGTTGGCGTTAAAGACGTGCTGGCAAAATCCAAAGGATCATCCAATCCACACTCGGTGGTAAAAGCTACCATCAATGCGTTGCTTGAGATGAAAGATCCTTATACGGTGGCACAGCTTCGTGGAATAAGTATGAGTAAAGTTTTTAACGGCTAA
- the rpmD gene encoding 50S ribosomal protein L30 has translation MKKLKIKQTKSGIGYPLRQKRTLEALGIRRMHQTIEVEATPQILGMVKKVNHLIQVEEI, from the coding sequence ATGAAAAAGCTGAAAATAAAACAAACAAAAAGTGGCATCGGTTACCCGCTTCGTCAGAAACGGACACTCGAAGCCCTGGGCATCCGCCGCATGCATCAAACCATTGAAGTTGAGGCAACCCCTCAAATTCTTGGAATGGTTAAAAAAGTGAACCATTTGATTCAGGTTGAAGAAATATAA
- the rplO gene encoding 50S ribosomal protein L15 has product MDLSNLKPAKGSVKQTRRVGRGEGSGNGDTAGRGHKGQQSRSGYSRRFGHEGGQMPLFRRVPKFGFKNPNRVEYRGINIDTLQLIAEKNNVQVITPEVLIENGIVGKRDLFKILGRGELTAKLDVTAHAFSASAIKAIESLGGTATKI; this is encoded by the coding sequence ATGGATTTAAGTAATCTCAAACCAGCAAAAGGATCGGTCAAGCAGACAAGAAGGGTCGGTCGCGGAGAAGGCAGTGGGAACGGCGATACCGCAGGCCGTGGACACAAAGGCCAGCAATCGCGCAGTGGATACAGCCGCAGATTTGGTCATGAAGGTGGCCAGATGCCATTGTTCCGCCGGGTTCCGAAATTTGGGTTCAAGAACCCAAACAGGGTTGAATACCGGGGTATTAATATTGATACACTCCAACTCATAGCCGAAAAAAACAATGTTCAGGTAATCACGCCTGAGGTATTGATTGAAAACGGTATTGTTGGTAAAAGAGATCTTTTTAAGATCCTCGGTCGTGGTGAACTCACTGCAAAACTCGATGTTACTGCGCATGCTTTTTCAGCCTCTGCAATCAAGGCTATTGAATCACTCGGTGGAACCGCCACTAAAATCTAA
- the secY gene encoding preprotein translocase subunit SecY: MKRFIDTIRNIYKIEELRQRILYTLGIILIYRLGSYIVLPGVDPDQLVNLQRQTSSGLLGLLDMFSGGAFSNASIFALGIMPYISASIVIQLLGMAIPYFQKLQKEGESGRRKINQITRYLTVIITGFQAPAYIGNMIAQLPPEAVTPFDPAVTTPTTFFWVSTIIILISGTLFVMWLGEKITDKGIGNGISLIIMIGIIARLPFSLAAEFLSRMEQQGGGLVMFLIELVILVIVILLCILLVQGTRRVPVQYAKRIVGNKQYGGVRQYIPLKVNAAGVMPIIFAQALMFLPLTLAGFAESETMTGFLSTFSNMNGFWYNFVFAIMIILFTYFYTAITINPNQMADDMKKNGGFIPGVKPGKKTAEFMDTIMSRITLPGSFFLAFVAIMPAFVSLMGVNAQFAQFFGGTSLLIMVGVVLDTLQQIESHLLMRHYDGLTKSGRIKGRSSFSVSG, encoded by the coding sequence ATGAAAAGATTTATTGATACCATCCGGAACATCTATAAAATTGAGGAACTCCGCCAGAGGATTCTCTACACGCTGGGGATTATTTTGATCTACAGGCTGGGTAGTTATATTGTTCTGCCCGGTGTTGACCCCGATCAGTTGGTGAACCTGCAACGGCAAACATCATCCGGCCTGCTTGGCTTGCTGGATATGTTTTCAGGCGGCGCTTTCTCGAATGCATCAATTTTTGCCCTCGGGATCATGCCCTATATCTCGGCTTCCATTGTTATCCAGTTACTTGGGATGGCCATACCTTATTTCCAGAAATTACAGAAAGAAGGTGAAAGCGGCCGTCGCAAAATTAACCAGATAACCAGGTACCTCACCGTTATTATTACCGGTTTCCAGGCTCCGGCTTATATTGGCAATATGATTGCTCAATTACCACCGGAAGCTGTTACACCTTTTGATCCTGCAGTTACTACTCCCACTACCTTTTTCTGGGTGTCAACTATCATTATACTCATTTCAGGAACCCTCTTTGTGATGTGGCTGGGTGAGAAGATTACCGATAAGGGAATTGGAAATGGTATTTCGCTCATTATTATGATCGGTATTATTGCCCGTTTGCCTTTTTCGCTTGCTGCAGAATTTTTATCACGCATGGAACAACAAGGAGGAGGCTTGGTGATGTTCCTCATCGAATTAGTCATCCTGGTTATAGTCATCCTTTTATGTATCTTGCTTGTGCAGGGCACTCGAAGGGTGCCGGTTCAATACGCCAAACGCATTGTTGGAAACAAGCAGTATGGCGGTGTTCGTCAATACATACCATTAAAAGTGAACGCTGCTGGCGTTATGCCAATCATCTTTGCACAGGCATTGATGTTCCTACCGTTGACACTGGCTGGTTTTGCCGAATCAGAAACCATGACAGGCTTCCTTTCAACGTTTTCAAACATGAATGGGTTCTGGTATAATTTTGTATTTGCAATCATGATCATCCTCTTTACTTATTTCTATACGGCTATTACCATCAATCCCAATCAGATGGCAGACGATATGAAGAAGAACGGAGGTTTTATACCCGGTGTAAAACCCGGAAAGAAGACTGCTGAGTTCATGGACACAATCATGTCAAGGATTACCTTACCGGGATCATTTTTCCTTGCCTTTGTTGCCATTATGCCGGCATTTGTCAGCCTGATGGGAGTGAACGCGCAGTTTGCACAATTTTTTGGAGGCACCTCACTGCTGATTATGGTAGGTGTTGTGCTGGATACACTGCAACAGATTGAAAGCCATCTTTTGATGCGCCACTACGATGGATTAACCAAATCGGGGCGAATTAAAGGAAGATCATCATTCAGTGTTAGCGGATAA